A genomic stretch from Hoplias malabaricus isolate fHopMal1 chromosome 4, fHopMal1.hap1, whole genome shotgun sequence includes:
- the copg2 gene encoding coatomer subunit gamma-2, whose translation MIKKFDKKDEEAGSGSNPFQHLEKSAVLQEARIFNETPINPRRCLHILTKIIYLLNQGEHFGTTEATEAFFAMTRLFQSNDQTLRRMCYLTIKEMANISEDVIIVTSSLTKDMTGKEDVYRGPAIRALCRITDTTMLQAIERYMKQAIVDKVPSVSSSALVSSLHMVKMSYDVVKRWVNEAQEAASSDNIMVQYHALGLLYHLRKNDRLAVTKMLNKFTKSGLKSPFAYCMLIRIASKLLEETEGGHDSPLFDFIESCLRNKHEMVVYEAASAIVHMPNCTARELAPAVSVLQLFCSSPKAALRYAAVRTLNKVAMKHPSAVTACNLDLENLITDSNRSIATLAITTLLKTGSESSVDRLMKQISSFVSEISDEFKVVVVQAISALCQKYPRKHGVMMNFLSNMLRDDGGFEYKRAIVDCIISIIEENPESKETGLAHLCEFIEDCEHTVLATKILHLLGKEGPRTPSPSKYIRFIFNRVVLESEAVRAAAVSALAKFGAQNDDLLPSVLVLMQRCMMDSDDEVRDRATFYMNVLQQKQKALNAAYIFNGLSVSVPGLEKSLHQYTLEPSEKPFDMKTVPLASAPITEQKAEIAPVATSKLPEKLAPSRQDIYQEQLSAIPEFQTLGPLFKSSEPVQLTEAETEYVVRCIKHTFTGHMVFQFDCTNTLNDQLLQRVLVQMEPSEAYEVVHHVPATSLPYSQPGSCYTLVRLPEDDPTAVSCTFSCTMKYLVRDCDPNTGEPDDDGYDDEYVLEDLEVTVADHIQKVLKPNFGAAWEEVGDEFEKEETFALASVRTLEEAVNNIITFLGMQPCERSDKVPEKKNSHVLFLAGVFRGGHDVLVRARLALADGVTMQVTVRSADENVVDVILASVG comes from the exons ATGATCAAGAAATTTGACAAGAAGGACGAGGAGGCCG GAAGCGGCTCCAACCCCTTTCAGCATCTGGAGAAGAGTGCTGTGCTGCAAGAG GCTCGCATATTCAATGAGACGCCAATTAACCCACGAAGATGTCTGCATATCCTGACAAAAATCATCTACCTGCTCAACCAG GGTGAGCACTTTGGAACCACAGAGGCCACTGAAGCCTTCTTTGCCATGACCCGACTCTTCCAGTCTAATGAT CAAACCCTGCGAAGGATGTGCTACCTGACCATCAAAGAGATGGCCAACATTTCAGAGGATGTCATTATTGTTACAAGCAG TCTGACCAAAGACATGACTGGAAAAGAGGATGTGTACAGAGGCCCTGCCATCCGGGCACTCTGCAGAATCACTGAT ACCACCATGTTGCAAGCCATTGAAAGATACATGAAGCAGGCTATAGTGGACAAGGTGCCTAGTGTCTCCAGCTCAGCTCTAGTTTCTTCTCTG CACATGGTCAAGATGAGCTACGATGTGGTGAAACGCTGGGTCAATGAAGCTCAGGAGGCAGCCTCCAGTGATAACATTATGGTGCAG TACCATGCACTGGGTTTACTGTACCATCTGCGAAAGAACGACCGTCTCGCTGTGACAAAGATGCTCAATAAGTTCACTAAGTCTGGCCTGAAGTCTCCATTTGCCTACTGCATGCTGATCCGCATTGCCAGCAAGCTACtggaggagacagagggagg ACATGATAGCCCTCTGTTTGACTTCATTGAGAGCTGTTTGAGGAATAAGCATGAGATGGTGGTGTATGAAGCAGCCTCTGCCATCGTGCACATGCCCAACTGCACGGCCCGAGAGCTGGCCCCTGCTGTGTCTG TGCTCCAGCTCTTCTGCAGTTCGCCCAAAGCAGCCCTGCGTTACGCAGCTGTACGGACACTCAACAAG GTGGCAATGAAGCACCCCTCTGCAGTGACAGCATGTAACCTGGACTTGGAGAATCTGATTACAGACTCGAACCGCAGCATTGCCACTCTGGCCATCACCACTCTGCTGAAGACTGGTAGCGAGAGCAGCGTGGACCGCCTTATGAAACAGATCTCCTCTTTTGTCTCAGAGATATCTGACGAGTTTAAG GTGGTGGTGGTTCAGGCCATCAGTGCCCTTTGCCAGAAATATCCCAGGAAGCATGGTGTAATGATGAACTTTCTATCCAACATGCTGAGAGATGAT GGTGGCTTTGAGTATAAGCGTGCTATTGTAGACTGCATTATCAGTATCATTGAGGAGAATCCAGAGAGTAAGGAGACAGGCCTGGCTCACCTCTGTGAGTTTATTGAGGACTGCGAGCACACTGTCCTGGCCACCAAGATCCTGCACCTGCTGGGGAAGGAAGGCCCACGCACCCCCTCACCTTCTAAATACATCCGCTTCATCTTCAACCGCGTGGTGCTGGAGAGCGAGGCAGTCCGTGCAG CTGCGGTGAGTGCCCTGGCCAAGTTTGGAGCACAGAATGATGACCTGCTCCCCAGCGTGCTGGTCCTGATGCAGAG gtgcatgatggacagtgatgatgaagTGAGGGACAGAGCAACTTTCTACATGAATGTCCTGCAGCAGAAACAGAAGGCCCTAAATGCGGCCTACATTTTTAATG gtttgtctgtttctgttcctgGGCTGGAGAAATCTCTACACCAGTACACACTGGAGCCATCAGAGAAACCCTTCGACATGAAGACAGTCCCCTTGGCTTCTGCACCCATCACTGAACAGAAAGCGG AAATTGCTCCAGTGGCTACAAGCAAGCTTCCTGAAAAACTCGCACCCTCTCGCCAGGATATTTACCAAG agcAACTTTCTGCCATCCCCGAGTTCCAGACCCTGGGTCCTCTTTTCAAGTCATCCGAGCCGGTGCAGCTGACGGAGGCTGAGACGGAATATGTGGTGCGCTGCATCAAGCACACATTCACTGGGCACATGGTGTTTCAGTTCGACTGCACCAACACTCTCAACGACCAGCtgctccagcgtgtcctggtgCAGATGGAGCCCTCAGAGGCCTACGAAGTGGTACACCATGTCCCTGCAACTAGCCTTCCTTACAGCCAGCCAGGCTCCTGCTACACACTGGTTCGGCTACCTGAAGATGACCCCACAGCAG TGTCCTGCACATTCAGCTGTACAATGAAATACCTGGTGCGGGACTGCGATCCGAACACGGGTGAACCCGATGATGATGGTTATGATGATGAATATGTG TTGGAGGATCTGGAAGTGACAGTTGCAGATCACATACAGAAAGTTCTGAAGCCGAATTTCGGTGCAGCTTGGGAAGAGGTTGGAGATGAGTTTGAGAAAGAGGAGACGTTTGCTCTGGCATCAGTCCGGACTTTGGAGG AGGCCGTCAACAACATCATCACGTTCCTGGGCATGCAGCCGTGTGAGCGCTCCGATAAGGTTCCAGAAAAAAAGAACTCGCATGTTCTGTTTCTTGCAG GTGTGTTCAGAGGGGGTCATGACGTGTTGGTGCGGGCTCGCCTCGCTCTTGCCGATGGCGTCACTATGCAGGTGACAGTGAGAAGTGCAGATGAAAACGTCGTTGATGTCATCCTTGCATCTGTCGGCTAA